TCATGGATTGGACAGGTATCGAACCGCATAGCCTATGCAACGAGCGCCGCATATCGGTATGGCCTCCTTCTCTAATGCTCGGGTCTCACTCGTCGACTGGCCACCGTCACAGCCATGCCCAGCGACCGTTGAACGGGCTTGGCACTAGCTGAGCAGCTCGCCGGCTCCCCGCTGCCGGTTATCAAGTGTGACCACTACCCACGGCTAGTGTTGCGCCAAGTTTCGAGCACGCTGAAGCATCTAGCGTGGGTGTTCTTCAAGAGTGAAAAGGATGGGGTGAGTACTTGTTGCCACGGTTTGCTCAAAAAGTATGTAGGATGAGATTTCCATTGAAGTATATAATTGTGGTTCTAGTTTTTCGATTGGTTCTCTTAGCGAAGAATTGGTGAATTATGTTCTGTGGTGTTTCAAGATGACGttcaataaaataaaaaaatagtgaAGTTTATTTCGGTGGCCAAAAATGAACGAATTTGATAAAATAAATTACTCCACTAAATTTAGAAGATCAATTAGGTCCGATCAAAATTTAATGGAGTAAAAATAGTCCATTAATCTTTACTCGGCGGTTTACTCGTCTATTTTTCAGGGAGATGCTCTTAGTTTAGAAAAAGAGTTCTGCTAAAAAAACCAATCAAAGTGTTGTTCCTCTAGTTTTAAGCAAAGACACTTGGTAAATCCGAAGAGAGAATATGCATATACCACAAGCACACACAATTAAAAAACATTTTTGATTCCCTAGAGTGAAGGGGTCGTagaccaagagagagagagagtagagagAGAAAGCCCTGGTCCCAATTCCCCATCTCGCTTCAGCGTCTACTGCTAGATGGAGTAGTATTAAATGTACTAGCAGGCAGCTCACTCCCGCAAGGCTCCCCTTCATCTCACCCTGCTCCAAGCCTCTCTGTCGCACGcatcccaccccaccccacccgaCCGCGTCGAGTCGAGTCCAATCGATGGAGCAGCAgcctgtggcggcggcggcgacggagccgGAGGTACCGGCGGGGCTTGGGCTGACGGCCGCGGAGTACGCGCAGCTGCTGCCCACGGTGGAGGCGTACCACCGGTACGCCGTGGGGCCAGGCCAATGCTCCTCTCTCGTGGCGCAGCGTATCGAGGCGCCGCCAGCCGCCGTCTGGGCCATCGTCCGCCGCTTCGACTGCCCCCAGGTGTACAAGCACTTCATCCGCAGCTGCGCGCTCCGCCCAGACCCCgaggccggcgacgagctccgcccgGGCCGCCTCCGCGAGGTCAGCGTCATCTCCGGCCTCCCCGCCAGCACCAGCAccgagcgcctcgacctcctcgatgacgcGCGCAGGGCCTTCGGCTTCACCATCACCGGCGGCGAGCACCGCCTCCGCAACTACCGGTCCGTCACCACCGTCTCCGAGCTCTCCCCGGCCGCGCCCGCCGAGATCTGCACCGTCGTCCTCGAGTCCTACGTCGTCGACGTCCCCGACGGCAACAGCGAGGAGGACACGCGCCTCTTCGCGGACACCGTCGTCAGGCTCAACCTCCAGAAGCTCAAGTCCGTCGCCGAGGCCAacgccgctgccgccgcggccACGCCCGCGCCGCCGGCAGAATAACGGCGGCCGGATGCTGTGATACTCTTTGCTTTTTCTCGGGAGGGGGTTGCTTCGAATTGACGCATGCAGGGGTTTCGAATAGGTGTGATTCCTGAGGTGCTGCCTGTAATAAAACTCTTTCCATGGACTCCTCCATCCCCTTTCTTTTCCTTTCCTTTGGAATTCTTTCACCTTTCTGTCGTGCTTGCAATTGGAATTCAACTTTGCATGTCCGTGATTCATAGCTCGCTACTACTAGATGATCAAGCAGCTTATTACTTATAGCAGTACTACTCAATGTTCATTAGCTTGATTCATACTCTAGCCCTTGTTGAtcaataatgatgatgatgaagaattagTACCTGCTGATCGATGATGATGATAATAATGTTAAATGGCTGCATGATTTAGTGGAAACGAAACGAAACTACGAGTGCTCTAAACTGTAGAGGCTGAGACGATATTACTGTGAATGATTGTCTTGAGATGCTTGTTTAGTGGGTGTAGTTTTTGTCTCTTTCTTGTCATGTTTTTCTGTTGCCTGTGCTCCGGGATGCATGCATCATTGTTTCTGTTTGGAACCGGCATGAAAACACAGTGGCGATCGACACTTGTTGCTTCTCCGGTTCCCTGGAGTAGAAAACAACACTTCCATTTTCCCAGGTCACACTGCAAAATTTGGTGAATTTATCTCCAGCTTGTGTATATCTGAATATGTTATGAGCGACTGTAGCAGTCATGTCATGTGATCCATTTGTGTTAGCCGAGCCTTCCAGAAGCCatccatatcatgtgatgaatgctaTTGCCAAGCAAGTTTTTACTCATATATTTTTTACGATCAATCCATTGCTATTGTTATGTTGGTGCTTAAAGATTCAGACATGGAAGAAGAAAGCCAGTACAGTAGCAGCAAGAATGCAAGATGCTCATGAGACCCAGCGagcatcttcttttcttttttcttttcaatCAATCTGTCAATCTCCTCCTTTCCGGAGACAAATCAGTTTGGAACTTGCTACAAGTGAAAAAACGAAAACTTTCGcaaaaaaaataaatgaaaaaacgaAAGATGCAGGCCGCCAAAGAGCTCACTAATGCAAATTAGGTGCTCCACTTGCCATCAGTGGGGTTCCCCCTCCACCAATCCCCTTGCCCCGTTGTCAATTTGGCATCATCATGATTCATGAAGAAAGGAATAATGACTAGATCTTCCTCCCATTTCCAGTTCCATATAGTACATCGCCCCAATtcggattctctctctctctctctctgatcaacATCGGCATATCACGTTGACAAGCTTCTGAAGAGACGCAGCGCGGCACCATCAGCGGACGTCTGCTGATCGGCAGCAATGGGAGCAGGCAGGCCCCTGGGTTTcattgatggtggtggtggtgggcgcccggcgccggcgtcggggacgAGACGATCGAGACGACGACAGAAGCATTGAAGGCGTAGCGATGGATGGCGTTTCACATGGCGCTGTCTTTCAGACGGACATGGACCTGACACTCGCTCATCCACTTGCGCAACTTGCTTGCCCCCAATAATCAAAGCCAGAAAAGACTCCACCTTTTATTCTCCCTTTTTCTCTTACGTCCAGGACAACGGACTCCGACCTTGTTTTAATAATGGAAAAAAGAAAACGCTTTATATTTCACCCCGCCCCGCCCCTACACGCTGATCAATGGACAAAATGCAGTAATTGGTCGAGAAGATGGCTATTTTCCCTTTCCTCTCTCCAGATGCAATATCTGATCAGCGAGTCGCAACCAGATTGGGTCAGTGTCTGATGGACTAGTAGCAACTACTGTTGACTGCTTCTGCTTTTGCTTGAGAGGAACACTGCAGAGAAATGCAagataaaaaaaatgaaaatacgCAGTCCCAAAAATGAAATGGGGTGAGAGAGGCTCGAACTCTCGACCTCAGGATCACTCGCTTTAGCTATGAGACCTACGCGCTAGCCAACTGCGCCACCACCCCGTTATGATGACGTCTGGTCCTCAAGCTATAAGTACAGGATGCTGTAAACCAGTTCTTTAAGCTCATGGACGAACAAAAGGGTAGTTCTGAGTTGTGCCAAAAGAGACCCAGCACCATTTCTTTTTTCTGTCAACTTGGACGGAGTTGAACTGCGAGCCAGGCTTGAGGTCAGCAGCGTCCATCACCACCCCATTCCTTTTGAACGGGGGAAGGAATCACTAGCTCCTACTCCTAGTCCTACTCCTACAGCATACGGATGAAGATGAACCAACCTGTCCTGTACTGCGTACTATGAACCTCAACCGTGCCATGAGACGAGAGTCGTCGAGGCGACACATGGTTAGGATTCCACATCGTGTTTGTCTGCGATTCTCTTCCTGTAGGTTACCCGATCAGCTACACAAGATAAGATGAGGGCATCTCCACtcgcgcccccaacagcccccctAGGGCGTGTTTTTTTCCGGCCCATTTTTTGGCTCGGCGATCCCAGGGCGAACCTAGTGCACCGCGGTAGCCTCCACCCCGCTCCTGGGCGAGCTTTTCCGGCGCTCCGGCCATGCAAGCGGGGATACCGGCTGTTGCACGCC
This DNA window, taken from Triticum aestivum cultivar Chinese Spring chromosome 1D, IWGSC CS RefSeq v2.1, whole genome shotgun sequence, encodes the following:
- the LOC123181451 gene encoding abscisic acid receptor PYL10, yielding MEQQPVAAAATEPEVPAGLGLTAAEYAQLLPTVEAYHRYAVGPGQCSSLVAQRIEAPPAAVWAIVRRFDCPQVYKHFIRSCALRPDPEAGDELRPGRLREVSVISGLPASTSTERLDLLDDARRAFGFTITGGEHRLRNYRSVTTVSELSPAAPAEICTVVLESYVVDVPDGNSEEDTRLFADTVVRLNLQKLKSVAEANAAAAAATPAPPAE